Within the Arthrobacter sp. V1I7 genome, the region GGATCTTCGTCACGACGCCGTCGCCAAGTTCTGCCCGGAACTTCTCCAGCAGGCTGAAGCTCAACAAGCGAAGCTGCGTGGCCCAGGCGGTGGAATCGCAGCGGACGTGCAGCGTAGTGTCCTCGAAACTCTCAGGGGTGCAGTGCGCGGAAATTTCCGGGCCCACGAGGGTCGCCCATTCCGCCATCACCGACCCCACGGCCACCGGGGAGGACCAGCCGCGTTCGGCTACAAGGCGACCCACGACCTTTCCCAGTCCGAGGGGGTCCCGGCCGGTGCCGTGGAATTGCCCGAATCCCCGGGTTCCTCCGGCACTGCGGCCGGGCTTGGGCTGCGAGGCGCCGGCGCGCGGCGGAGCTTTCCGCCGGATTTCACCGCGCGCAGCGGCGGCCTCGCGCATTCTGTTGAGCGCGGACTGGGCAGCGTCAATGTCGTCGGGATCGCGGCCTGGTTGCAGCCCGCCGTCGGTATCCTTATTCATCGATCTGCCGGCTCATCGATTCCTCCAGGGATAACCTTTACCCGCCGTCCGGCCAGCTCCACGGGAATGTCATCCTCGACGGCGGCCGTCACGAGCACCTGCTCGGCGCCGGATACTATTGCCGCCAGTTTACGCCGTCGCTGAACGTCCAGCTCGGCGAAAACGTCGTCCAGGATCAGAATGGGAGCCGAGCCGCCGGTGCGCGCATCATCCAGCATCACGTAATACGAGGCGAGGCGCAGGGAGAGACACATGGACCAGGTTTCGCCGTGCGAGGCATATCCCTTCGCCGGGGCCTGTCCCAGCACGAGTTCGAGCTCATCGCGATGCGGGCCGACGAGGGAAATGCCGCGTTCCAGCTCCTTGCGGCGTGACGCGGCGAAGGCCTGGACGTAGCGTTCGGTGAGTTCCGCGACGGACAAACTGCGCAGATCCTCCGCGGCCGCGGCGTCCGGTGCCGCGGTGGCGGGCGCGCTAACCGGTGCCGCTATCGCGGCGCCGTCGTCCTCCAATACACCCTGCAGCGTCGAACGGTAGACGGCGCCGGCTTCCTTGGAGCCGTCGGTGAGTTGTGCATAGGCGCTCTTGAGGTGCGGCCGGAGTCGTTCCACCAGTTCAAGCCTGGCGTGCAGCAGTTCGGCGCCGGCCCTCGCCATGTGCTGGTCCCACACATCCAATGTTGCTTCATGGCTGGCGGTGAACTTACCGGCCCGGGCGGACTTGAGCAGCGCGTTGCGCTGCTTGAGCACCCGGTCATAGTCACTGCGGGTCGCGGCATGGCGTGGAACAAGGCTGACCAGCAGCTCATCCAGGAAACGACGGCGGCTGGACGGATCACCCTTCACCAGGGCCAGGTCTTCCGGTGCAAAGAGCACCGTCTGGCAGATACCCAGGATGTCGCGGGCGCGGACCGGGTTGCTGCGGTTTATCCGGGCACGGTTGGCCCGGCTCGCATTGATTTCCAGTTCCAGCACCGTCGCCTGCTCACCGCGGACCAGCCTGGCCCGGATCAGGGCCCGTTCCGTGTCGAAGCGCAGCAGTGGGGCGTCCGAACTGACCCGGTGCGAACTGAGCGTGGCAAGGTAGCCGATGGCTTCCATCAGGTTGGTTTTTCCGATGCCGTTGGATCCCACCAGAACGGTGACGCCGGGCTCCAGGCTGAGGTCCACCTGGGCGTAACTGCGGAAATCAGTGAGCGAGAGTTGTTCTAGGTACACGCCGGGTTCAGGGTTTCAGGGCAGGACTATTTCGCCGGACGGGTGGCATGCCCGCCGAACTGGTGGCGTAAAGCTGAAACCATCTTCATGGCCGGCGAATTGTCCTCACGGGATGAGAACCGGGCAAACAGAGCTGCCGTAATGGCCGGGGCGGGAACCGCGTTGGCGATGGCTTCTTCCACGGTCCAGCGTCCTTCGCCGGAATCCTCGACGTAGTCGTCGATCGACACCAGTCCGGGATCCTCCTCCAGCGCTTTGACCATTAGGTCCAGCAGCCAGGACCGTACCACCGTGCCCTTTTGCCAGGCCCGGAACGTTCCCGGAAGGTCGGTGACGATGTCCTTGGCCGCGAGGAGTTCGTAGCCTTCTGCGTAGGCCTGCATCAGGCCGTACTCGATCCCGTTGTGGACCATTTTGGCGTAGTGCCCGGCGCCGACGCCGCCGACGTGCACAAAGCTGTCGGCACGGTCGCCTCCGGGACGCAGCGCGTCGAAAACCGGGAGGGCCCGTTCGATGTCGGCCGGATCGCCTCCGGCCATCAGGCCGTAACCGTTCTGGAGGCCCCAGACGCCGCCGGAAACTCCGCAATCCACAAAGCGGACGCCCTTTTCGGCCAAGGCTGAGCCGTGCTTCTGGTCCTCGGTGTAGCGGGAATTGCCGCCGTCGATCACGAGGTCGCCGGCGTCAAGTTTGGTGCCGAGCTCGGTGATCACGGCATCCGTGATCTCGCCGGACGGGACCATCACCCAGATCAGACGGGGCGCCGGAACGGTGGCGATGAGCTCGTCCACGCTGGCGACGTCCGTTACGTCCGGGTTCCGATCAAAGCCGGTCACGTCAATTCCACCCGCGCGCAGCCGTTCGCGCATGTTGAAACCCATTTTGCCAAGGCCGATAAGTCCGATGTGCACGGTGTGAACTCTTTTCTGCGCTGGGGTGTGGAAGCTTGGACCCGGGCCGCCGGGCGGCTCAACTGGACCGTTCTGCCGCGGTTTCTACTACCGCGACCGGCGTCTGCCCGCTAGTTGGGCAGGCGGACCGGCATGACGAGGTAGCGGTAATCGCCCTGATCCTCGCCGTCGGCGTCGTGTTGGGCGGTGATCATGGCGGGCTTGGGTGCCGAGGTAAACGAGAACCGGACGTACTTGGTTTCGATCACGCTCAGGCCTTCCACCAGATAGTGCGGATTGAAGGCCACGGTGATGTCTTCCCCGTTGAGCTGGGCCTCAAGTTCCTCCGAGGCCTGGGCGTCCTCACCGGTGCCGGCGTCGAGGTGCAGCTGGCCGGGGGTGAAGGCAAGACGGACCGGAGTATTGCGTTCAGCCACGAGTGAGACGCGCCGTACGGCGTCGACGAGCTCCTGCGTCTGCACGGTCGCGTGGATTGGCGTGGAATCGGGGAAGAGAGAGCGGATCTTGGGGTAGTCGCCGTCGACCAGAAGCGAAGTTGTCGTTCGGCCGCCGCTCTCGAAACCGATCAGTCTGCTGTCATCGTCGGCGAGGGCGAGGTTGATCTCTCCGCTGCCACCGAGCGTCTTGGCCACTTCATTGAGCGTCTTGGCCTTCACCAGGGCACTCGTGGAAATCCCGGGGGTGACCGGCTTCCAGGGCACTTCGCGCATCGCGAGTCGATAGCGGTCCGTCGCGAGCAGGGTGATGAGATCGTCTTCGATTTCCATCCGCACACCGGTGAGGATCGGCAGGGTGTCGTCCTTGCTGGCGGCGATAATCACCTGGGCGACTGCCTGCGCGAAGGAATCACCCGCGACCGTGCCGCTGATCCGGGGCAGTGCCGGCAACGGCGGGTATTCAGCTTCCGGCATCGTGGCGAGGTGGAAGCTGCTACGGCGGCAGGTCAACGTGACTTTGTTGCCATCAGTCTCGATATCCACGGGGGCGGAGGGCAGGCTGCGGCAAATGTCTGCAAGGAGCCGTCCCGACACGAGGATGGTGCCTTCGGTGGTGATATCAGCGCCGATTTCCAGCCTGGCCGATGTTTCGTAATCGAAGCTCGAGAGGCTCACGGTACCGGCTTCGGCCTTCAGGAGCAGCCCGGAAAGTACCGGTACTGGCGGCCGCGGAGACAACGACCGGGCGGTCCAGGTCACGGCTTCTGCCAGGACGTCCCGTTCGACTCTGAACTTCACGGAAGGGTGCCGCCTTTCATTACTGCTGTCATCGCTAAATCGCCGGGTTGCCGCGGCGTTCAGCGGGGTAGCCGAACTCCGTCAACAAGAGACGTGCCTGCTGCCCGGGTCCATGGCCCAGCTGGGAAACCACAAATGAAGTCCGGGACGGACGCACTGCAGACAGCTTAGCCCCACGGAACGGGTTTCTCCCATCCCCGGGTTACAGCCGTGTGGTTCAGCCCGGTGGCCCGCAGCCCGGTTTCCGTTCCCGGTCCGGGACGGGCCTGGGCACATCGAGAGGGTCGGACAAGAAACTGTTGTTTGAGGGAATTTCATTTTCTTGGGATTAGTAGTGTTAATAACTGCTGTGGAAACTGTGGATAACCCCGTCTCGCGGTGCCGTTCCGCGGATCTGCCCTGTTCATGGACTGTGGGTGGAGCAGGTTTTAAACAGGCTGTGGATGGGGATAACATTTTTGGCCGGTCGGCTGATCCACAGCTACCTTAAGGGTTTTAAGCCCATTAACCGCGGTTGTCCCCTTAACTTTCCACAGGGTTGTCCACAGGCCCCTGTTAATAAGGTAGGAGTGCGTGGCAGGACGGCTCAGGAATTGCGCTGCTGCTGCTTGATCCTGTTGGTCAGCTCGGTCACCTGGTTGTAGATCACACGCCGTTCGGCCATCAGTTCCCGGATCTTGCGGTCGGCGTGGATCACCGTGGTGTGGTCCCGGCCTCCGAGCTCCTGTCCGATCTTGGGAAGTGACATGTCCGTGAGCTCGCGGCAGAGGTACATGGCGATCTGGCGTGCGGTTACCAGTGTCCTGGTGCGCGATTTGCTGCACAGCTCCTCCATGCTCAGCTTGAAGTAGTCGGCGGTCTGCGTGAGGATCTGCGCCGACGTGATCTCCTGGGCTCCGTCGTCGGTGATGAGGTCCTTGAGCACCATCTCGGCCAGTGCCACATCCACCGGCTGGCGGTTTAGGCTCGCGAACGCGGTCACCCGGATCAGTGCACCTTCAAGTTCCCGGATGTTGCTGGAAATCTTGGACGCGATGTACTCCAGGGCATCGTCCGGGGCGGAGAGTCCCTCGCTGAGGGCCTTCTTCCGGAGGATGGCGATACGGGTTTCGAGCTCTGGCGGCTGGATATCGGTCAGCAGGCCCCACTCGAAGCGGGATTTCATCCGGTCCTCGAACCCCGCGAGCAGCTTGGGCGGCTGGTCCGAGGTGATGACCACCTGCTTGTTGTTGTTGTGCAGGGCGTTGAACGTGTGGAAGAACTCCTCCAGCGTCCGGTCCTTGCCGGCCAGGAACTGGATGTCATCGATGAGCAGCACGTCAACGTTGCGGTACGTGGTCTTGAAGCTCGTGCCCTCATCGTCGCGGATGGAGTTGATGAAGTCGTTGGTGAATTCCTCGGAGTTCACGTACCGGACCCGAATGCCGCTGTAGAGCCGGCGGGCATAGTGGCCGATCGCGTGCAGGAGGTGGGTCTTGCCCAGCCCGGAGTCGCCGTAGATGAACAGGGGGTTGTAAGCCTTGGCCGGCGCTTCGGCTACCGCGACGGCAGCGGCGTGGGCGAACCGGTTGGAAGAACCGATGACGAAGGTGTCGAAGACATACTTCGGGTTGAGGCGGCCGAATTCGTGGGAAGTGCTCGGCAGCATCGGCTGCGGCTTCAGCTCCACGGTCGGATCGGCTGTCAGCGCCAGCTCGACGGCGGGTTCCGGCTCGGTGTGCAGCGGCACCAGATCCGTGTCGACGTCGATGGCACAACGGATCTCATCTGAGAAGACGCTGCGGAGGGCGTCGTCGAGGGCTTCCTTCACCTGCGTCTGCAGCACCTCGCGGGTGAGCTCGTTGGGCACCGCCACAAGGAGGGTGGAGCCGATGAGGCCCTGTGCCTGGGCGAGGATGACGAAGCCGCGCTGCCGGGGTGTTACACGGTGGTCGTTTTCGAGAAGGCTCACTACCCTCCGCCAGGAACTTCCGACAGTGTTGGCTTGGTTGGCTTCGTCTACTGTCATCAATCAGTTCCTCAAACTTGCTGGCCTGCATTAGCTGCAGCCACAAGGCCCGAACCAGTGCGCTGGCGCCGGCTCAATCCACAGGGTTATGCACAGTCCGTGGATAATTGGCTACTGGGACACTCTAGGGGATCAAAAACCCAGAAGATAGCTAGGGTCTGTCCTGTGGATAATCACACGGTTGTAGTTCGAAATCGCGGGCCGTGACGCACTTCATCCACAGGCCGCGGCAGGAGTTAGCCACAGCTGGGGAAAGACGGCGAAGGGTTCCTCGGTTTGACTCTGGAGGCGGTTTAGCCCTAACGTTGTGAAGTCCTTTGTGCACGCTTTTCGCCCTCTAAATTTATCTCCCCGACGCCCCGCGTCTTGCGAGTCGAGGGAAGCGGCACATACAAAACTTAGCGTCGGCCAGTTCTTCCCCTTGATCGGGTGGGCGCACCTTTGATCCACTGGAGTAACTAACGTGAGCAAGCGGACTTTTCAGCCGAATAACCGCCGTCGAGCCAAGAAGCACGGCTTCCGCCTTCGTATGCGTACCCGTGCCGGCCGCGCCATCCTGGCCGCCCGTCGTGGCAAGGGTCGCACCGAGCTGTCGGCCTAAATAACTGACTCGTCGGTCCACCTCCCTATGCGAGTTCAACGGTGCTAGCCACCCGAAACCGTCTAAGGACATCAACCGATTTTTCAACAACTGTACGTTCCGGTGTCCGCAATGGACGCCGGAACGTAGTGTTATATGCGGCAGCCCTCGCTGCCGACGAACCAAGCCGGATCGGATTCATCGTTTCCAAGAGTGTCGGGAACGCTGTCGTCAGGAACCTCGTTAAGAGGAGACTGAGAGAGGCCGGTGCCTTGTCGTTGCAGAAATACGGTAGCGGGTTCGCGATCGTGGTCAGGGCCTTGCCCGCTTCGGCCGGTGCCAGCTGGGACCAACTGCGGAACGACTATGACGCCGCTCTGGAGACGACAATGAAACGGCTGGGCAGCCGCCTTCCACAGGCTGCTTCTTCAGTTTCTGACGAGAAAACACAGGAAGGGACACCGCGTGCGTAAGTCAACTGCCGCCGTCGTCCCCCTTCCTATCTCGGGGCTAAAGTCCGCCGTAGCCTGGCTTGGCCGGGCGGTATGGAACCTGCCCCGCAATATCCTCATTCTGCTCCTGATGGCGTACCGCAAGGTGATCTCACCGCTGTACGGCCAGGTCTGCCGCTTTTTTCCCAGCTGTTCGGCCTATGCCCTCGAGGCGATTACGGTCCACGGCGCGGTTAGGGGAAGCTGGCTGGCGGGGCGGCGCCTATTGCGCTGCCATCCTTGGAATGCCGGTGGTGTGGACCACGTCCCCGCCGGCGATCGTGTTTGGCCCGAAGGCCGCACCCCCACAATTGTTGTACTGAACAATCCGGACAAGTACCTGGCTGCTCAGTCTGATGGAGCAGGCCGCCTTGCGGCCTAACGAATAGGGATATCGTATGGACTTCTTTGAAACAATCATGTTTCCGTTCAAGTGGCTGGTCTCTTTCATCATGGTGGCTTTCCATGATGGGCTGAGCGCTATTGGCATGCCAGCGGCCAACGGCTGGACATGGACCCTGTCCATCATTGGGCTGGTGCTGGTGATCCGCGCCGCCCTGATTCCCGTGTTCGTGAAGCAGATCAAGGCCCAGCGCGGGATGCAGCTGCTGCAGCCAGATCTGAAGAAGCTGCAGGATAAGTACAAGGGCAAGACCGACCAGCTGTCCCGCCAGGCTATGGCGCAGGAACAGATGGCAATGTACAAGAAGCACGGCACCAACCCGTTCTCGGCCTGCCTGCCCATGCTCATCCAGATGCCGTTCTTCTTTGCCCTCTTCACCGTGCTGTCGGGCATTACGTCGGCCGTCCAAAAGGGCCAAGGCATCGGGGCGATGAGCCATCAGCAGGTGGTGCAGTTCGACCAGTCGAGCATATTCGGCGCCCCGCTGTCCGCCACCCTGCTCCATGGCACTCCTCCGGGCGGCAATGTGATGGCGGTGTGGATCCTCTCGATCGTGATGATCCTCGCCATGACGGCCTCGCAGTTCATCACGCAGAAGCAGATCATGGCCAAGAACATGTCCGAAGAGGCCATGGCCAGCCCGTTCATGCGCCAGCAGAAGATGATGCTCTACATCCTGCCGATTGTCTTTGGCGTGGGCGGCATCAACTTCCCCATCGGCGTCCTGATTTACTGGACCACCACCAACCTGTGGACCATGGCACAGCAGTTCTTTGTGATCCGCCGCATGCCGACGCCGGGTTCCCCCGCCGCCAAGGCCCTCGCTGAGCGCCGCGCCGCCAGGGGCCTTCCGGCACTGCCGTTGACCGGTGCCAGGAAGGCCGACGCCGAAGCCGCTGAAGCCGCTGCGGTCGCCGCGATGCAGGCCAAGGCCCAGCGCGTCCAGCCACAACGTAAGAACAGGAAGAGGAAGTAATGTCCGCCGAGAGCACCGAACACGCTATTTCCGCCGAGGTCAGCGAAGACCAGGATGAGTCCCAGCAGGATGCCCTGGACTCCGAGGGCAACCCGGACAAGGGTGCATCCGCCAGCCGCCTGGAAGAAGAAGGCGACGTCGCTGCGGACTACCTCGAGGAACTGCTGGACATTGCCGACATCGACGGCGACATCGACATTGAGGTCCGCAGCGGCCGCACCTACATTTCGATCGTTACCGAGGAAGAATCGGCCGGCCTGGAGAACCTGGTGGGGCATGACGGTGAGGTCCTCGAGGCACTTCAGGAACTGACCCGGTTGGCCGTCCTTTCGGCGACGGAGAACCGGTCCCGTCTGGTGCTGGATATCAACGGTTACCGTTCGCAGCGTTCCGGCGAGCTGCAGAAGATCGCCGAGGACGCCGTCGCGTCCGTCAAGGAGTCCGGCGAAACCGTGGCCCTGGCCCCGATGAGTGCCTATGAACGCAAGATTGTGCATGACGCCGTTGCTGACCTGGGCCTCGTGAGCGAGTCCGAAGGCGAAGGTGCCGACCGGCACATTGTCGTCTCCGCAGACTGAGTGCGCCGGATAGCTTGATGGTTGAGATTACCCCGGCCGAGCTGAAGGCCGCCGAGTCCATCTTTGGTGGCCGTCTGGACCTGGCGAAGCGTTACGTTGAGCACCTGGCTACTTCCGGTACCGAACGGGGACTGATCGGGCCACGCGAGGTGCCGCGGCTATGGAGCCGGCATGTGCTGAACTGCGCCGTCATCGAAAGCCAGATTGCCCATGGCAGCCATGTGGCGGACGTCGGCAGCGGAGCCGGACTGCCGGGCCTCTGCCTTGCGATCGCCCGCCCGGACCTTGAACTGACCCTGATCGAGCCGCTCGAGCGGCGCGTCATTTGGCTCCAGGAAGTGGTCGATGACCTGGGCCTCGAAAATGTCACGATCATGCGTACCCGAGCGGAGCTCGCCGTCGGAATGGTGGACGCCGATGTGGTCACCGCGCGGGCCGTTTCGGCGCTGACCAATCTCGCGGGACTCACCATTCCGCTGCTGGCCGGCAGGGGCGAGGTCGTTGCCATCAAGGGACGCAGCGCCGGCGAGGAAATAGAGAAAGCCGCCAAGGTGATCCGTAAACTTGGTGGCACCGAGACGTCAGTGGTGCTGGTGGGCGGGGACGTCCTCGAGGAACCCACAACCGTAGTCCGGATCGTTGTGAATAAGCCTCAAAAGATTGCCTAGCATCCGCCCCGTCTCCAAGGAGTTCAAGGCGAAGAGGTTAGGCTAGTACCCGGCAGCAGACGCCGAATGAGAGTGAGTGTGTCACAGTGACAAGCAGCGAAACCTCCACACAGCGGATCCCCCCGTTTGTGTCCCTGGGGTCAGCACGGTCCTTTGTTGCGCCCGCCATCACCCACAACTTATCCGGGAATCACACGGCATCGGTTGCTAGGAATGCCGAGAAGGCCAGTGTTTCACGTGAAACGGCCGTCTCTGCCAGCGACAACGTGCTGGACTCCATCGATGATTCCAGCCCCATCGCCCGGGAACTGGCGCACGAAAACAAACGGCGCGAACGCCTTCTGGGCCGTGAACTGCCGAAGCCGGAGAAGACCAGAATCTTCACCGTGTCTAACCAGAAGGGCGGCGTGGGCAAGACGACCACTACGGTCAACATTGCTGCCGCACTGGCTGCCGCTGGGCTCAATGTGCTTGTGATTGATATCGATCCGCAGGGAAACGCCTCCACTGCCCTCGGGATCGAACACCATGCCGACGTCGACAGCATCTACGACGTGCTGATCAACGACCTCCCACTGCAGAAGGTAGTGGCGCCTTGCCCGGACATCGAAAAGCTGATCTGCGCTCCGGCCACCATTCACCTGGCCGGCGCGGAAATCGAACTAGTCAGCCTCGTGGCCCGCGAGCAGCGGCTTCGCCGCGCCATTGATGTTTACGCCAAGGAGCGGGCCAAGAACGGTGAGGAACGCCTTGACTACATCTTCATCGACTGCCCGCCGAGCCTGGGGCTGCTGACTGTCAATGCGTTCTGCGCGGCCAACGAGGTTCTGATCCCAATCCAGTGCGAGTACTACGCACTGGAGGGGCTGAGCCAGCTCCTGAAGAACATCGAAATGATCCAAAAGCACTTGAATGCGGACCTGGTCGTTTCCACCATTTTGCTGACCATGTACGACGGCCGCACGAACCTGGCCGCCCAGGTGGCCGCTGAAGTGCGTGAGCATTTCCCGGACCAGGTCCTCGGAGCCGTGGTTCCTCGCTCCGTCCGCATCTCCGAAGCACCCAGCTACCAGCAGACCGTCATGACGTACGATCCGTCGTCGAGCGGCGCGCTGTCCTACCTGGAAGCCGCAGCGGAAATCGCTGAACGTTAGAATCACTTTCAAGAATTGCAATAACGAGAGCCCGGCGACGCCCGGCTCTTCCAATGGAGGGATGTAGCCATGAGCGATAAGCGACGCGGCCTTGGCCGTGGACTTGGGGCACTCATTCCAAGTTCCGCCTCGATGAGCGGTTCCGGAAACGGTTCGGCGCCGTCCCGTCCCGTGGATCTGTTCTTCCCCGAACCCCGGAAGCGGAACGCTGCGCCCGAGGTTCCTTCGGCAGACGAGCTCGACGCCGACCTGGCGGAGGACGCCGCAGAGCCGCGGACGCAACCCACCAGCACTCAGACCGCGGCCGAGAATGAGTCGGCTACCCCTGCCGGCGCGCCGGCCCGTAAAGCACCCGAACACCAGTTCGCCGCAGGCAAGGGTGAGTCCCCCGCCGCCGAGGACGTGACTGATGCTCAGGAAGCCGAGCCGAAAGCCAGTCCCAGGGAACGAAAAGCAGTGCCAGACGTTGGCCGGGAAGTTGAGGCTGACAGGGACTCGGGCGTCGACTTGGTCGAGGTACCCGGGGTTCGTTTCGCGGAAATACCCGTCACCGACATCCATCCCAACCGCAAGCAGCCGCGATCCGTCTTCGACGAGGACGACATGGCGGAGCTCGTGCACTCCGTGCGGGAAATCGGCGTCCTCCAGCCAATTGTCGTACGCACATCCACCGAAGAGGGTGGCGAACCATACGAGCTCGTCATGGGTGAGCGCCGCTGGCGGGCAGTGCAGGCGGCGGGACTGGAAACCATTCCGGCAATCGTCCGTGACACCACGGATGATGATCTGCTTCGCGACGCCTTGCTGGAGAACCTGCACCGCAGCCAACTGAACCCCCTCGAAGAGGCTGCCGCGTACCAGCAGCTCCTGGAGGACTTCGGCACCACCCATGAGCAGCTGGCAGACCGCATCGGCCGTTCGCGCCCCCAGGTCTCCAACACGCTGCGTCTGCTCAAGTTGCCTCCGCTGGTCCAGCGCCGCGTAGCAGCCAGTGTCATCTCGGCCGGCCACGCCCGTGCCCTCCTGGCGCTTCCGGACGCGGCGGCGATGGAACGCATGGCGCAGAAAATCGTTTCCGAGGGCATGTCCGTCCGTGCCACCGAAGAAGCCGTCACTCTATACCAGAACCCCGCCTCGAATTCGAAGAACAACATCCCTCGTCCCGGTGCCCGGCACGAGCGTCTGGACTACCTTGCATCCTCCTTGTCCGATCGACTGGACACCAACGTCAAGATCTCCCTGGGTGCACGAAAAGGACGCGTCAGCATTGAGTTTGCGAGCGTTGAAGATCTGAACCGCATTATGGATGTCCTCGCGCCCGGGCCTTCCAGCTAGACCGCATTCCGCTGTCGCATTCGAGGGATCCTGTTTCACGTGAAACAGGGTCCTTTGCTGTAGTCGCCCTGTCGTGAGGTTGGCCTCTCCTGGAGTTTCGGTGGACCCTGGTTGTAGTGCACGCATGGGACAGTTCTGGTTTTTACTCCTTCCGGCAACGGTCCGCGTGGCAACTGTCTTTACGAGCACGCTCTCACACCTGGCAGGCCGGATTCTGTCTGGCTTTCCTCGGCCCAGAGATGCAGGATTGCCCCCTTGTGGGCTGCTGCGTTCGCTGCCCTTCTGATGAGTGGTTTGGGATTCTTCGTTAGCGTGGCGGTCTCGGCCATGGCTGGACTTCTGGCATAAGTACCAGCTGTGGATCATGGAGCAGCTGCATGTTTGTTCACTAGTGTCTGATGCTTCGGGTTCAGCGGTAGCGTGTTGTTGTGTTTCACGTGAACCCGCAGGATGATTTATGGGTAACCGGCAGACCGGTATCTGTCTGGCTTACCTTGGCCCAGAGATGCGGGATTTACCCTTATGGGCTGCTGCCTTCGAGGCCCTTCTGATGAGTGGTTTGGGATTCTTCTTTGGCGTGGCGATCTCGGCCATGACTGGACTTCTGGCATTAGTACCAGCTGTGGATCATGGAGCAGCTGCATGTTTGTTCACTAGTGTCTGATGCTTCGGGTTCGGGGGTAGCGTGCCGCGTGATTCACGTGAAACGTTCGGACCGCAGCATGATTCATGAGCGTCCGGGCCGACCGGCATCTGTCTGGCTTTCCTTGGCCCAGAGATGCGGGATTTACTTTGTGGGCTGCTGCCTTCGAAGCCCTTCTGATGAGTGGTTTGGGATTCTTCTTTGGTGCGGCGATCTCGGCCGTTGCTGGACTTCTGGCATGACTACCGGCTGTGGATTATGGAGCAGCTGTATGTGTTCGTGCACTAGTGTCTGATGCTTCGGGTTCGGGGGTAGCGTGCCGCGTGTTTCACGTGAAACCTTCGGACCGCAGCATGATTCATGAGCGTCCGGGCCGACCGGCATCTGTCTGGCTTTCCTTGGCCCAGAGATGTGAGATTGACCCTGGGGGCTGCTGCGTTCGAGGCCCCTCTGATGAGTGGTTTGGGATTCTTCTTTGGTGCGGCGATCTCGGCCGTTGCTGGACTTCTGGCATGACTACCGGCTGTGGATTATGGAGCAGCTGTATGTGTTCGTGCACTAGTGTCTGATGCTTCGGGTTCGGGGGTAGCGTGCCGCGTGTTTCACGTGAAACGTTCGGACCGCAGCATGATTCATGAGCGTCCTTTTGTTGCAGAAACCACCGAAGACCGAACACAGAGTCAGACGGTGGATATCCGCCGTTCCGGACCGGCAGCCTTCTTCGCCATTGGCCTGCGGACCTCGCCGGATTCGTAGGCCCGCCCAGCCGTTTCACGTGAAACGCGATGCCCCGCTGAG harbors:
- the dnaA gene encoding chromosomal replication initiator protein DnaA, whose translation is MTVDEANQANTVGSSWRRVVSLLENDHRVTPRQRGFVILAQAQGLIGSTLLVAVPNELTREVLQTQVKEALDDALRSVFSDEIRCAIDVDTDLVPLHTEPEPAVELALTADPTVELKPQPMLPSTSHEFGRLNPKYVFDTFVIGSSNRFAHAAAVAVAEAPAKAYNPLFIYGDSGLGKTHLLHAIGHYARRLYSGIRVRYVNSEEFTNDFINSIRDDEGTSFKTTYRNVDVLLIDDIQFLAGKDRTLEEFFHTFNALHNNNKQVVITSDQPPKLLAGFEDRMKSRFEWGLLTDIQPPELETRIAILRKKALSEGLSAPDDALEYIASKISSNIRELEGALIRVTAFASLNRQPVDVALAEMVLKDLITDDGAQEITSAQILTQTADYFKLSMEELCSKSRTRTLVTARQIAMYLCRELTDMSLPKIGQELGGRDHTTVIHADRKIRELMAERRVIYNQVTELTNRIKQQQRNS
- the yidD gene encoding membrane protein insertion efficiency factor YidD, whose translation is MRKSTAAVVPLPISGLKSAVAWLGRAVWNLPRNILILLLMAYRKVISPLYGQVCRFFPSCSAYALEAITVHGAVRGSWLAGRRLLRCHPWNAGGVDHVPAGDRVWPEGRTPTIVVLNNPDKYLAAQSDGAGRLAA
- a CDS encoding DUF721 domain-containing protein, whose product is MNKDTDGGLQPGRDPDDIDAAQSALNRMREAAAARGEIRRKAPPRAGASQPKPGRSAGGTRGFGQFHGTGRDPLGLGKVVGRLVAERGWSSPVAVGSVMAEWATLVGPEISAHCTPESFEDTTLHVRCDSTAWATQLRLLSFSLLEKFRAELGDGVVTKIHVLGPAAPSWRKGGRSVNGRGPRDTYG
- the gnd gene encoding phosphogluconate dehydrogenase (NAD(+)-dependent, decarboxylating) encodes the protein MHIGLIGLGKMGFNMRERLRAGGIDVTGFDRNPDVTDVASVDELIATVPAPRLIWVMVPSGEITDAVITELGTKLDAGDLVIDGGNSRYTEDQKHGSALAEKGVRFVDCGVSGGVWGLQNGYGLMAGGDPADIERALPVFDALRPGGDRADSFVHVGGVGAGHYAKMVHNGIEYGLMQAYAEGYELLAAKDIVTDLPGTFRAWQKGTVVRSWLLDLMVKALEEDPGLVSIDDYVEDSGEGRWTVEEAIANAVPAPAITAALFARFSSREDNSPAMKMVSALRHQFGGHATRPAK
- the rpmH gene encoding 50S ribosomal protein L34 — encoded protein: MSKRTFQPNNRRRAKKHGFRLRMRTRAGRAILAARRGKGRTELSA
- the rnpA gene encoding ribonuclease P protein component; the protein is MLATRNRLRTSTDFSTTVRSGVRNGRRNVVLYAAALAADEPSRIGFIVSKSVGNAVVRNLVKRRLREAGALSLQKYGSGFAIVVRALPASAGASWDQLRNDYDAALETTMKRLGSRLPQAASSVSDEKTQEGTPRA
- the dnaN gene encoding DNA polymerase III subunit beta gives rise to the protein MKFRVERDVLAEAVTWTARSLSPRPPVPVLSGLLLKAEAGTVSLSSFDYETSARLEIGADITTEGTILVSGRLLADICRSLPSAPVDIETDGNKVTLTCRRSSFHLATMPEAEYPPLPALPRISGTVAGDSFAQAVAQVIIAASKDDTLPILTGVRMEIEDDLITLLATDRYRLAMREVPWKPVTPGISTSALVKAKTLNEVAKTLGGSGEINLALADDDSRLIGFESGGRTTTSLLVDGDYPKIRSLFPDSTPIHATVQTQELVDAVRRVSLVAERNTPVRLAFTPGQLHLDAGTGEDAQASEELEAQLNGEDITVAFNPHYLVEGLSVIETKYVRFSFTSAPKPAMITAQHDADGEDQGDYRYLVMPVRLPN
- the recF gene encoding DNA replication/repair protein RecF, which encodes MYLEQLSLTDFRSYAQVDLSLEPGVTVLVGSNGIGKTNLMEAIGYLATLSSHRVSSDAPLLRFDTERALIRARLVRGEQATVLELEINASRANRARINRSNPVRARDILGICQTVLFAPEDLALVKGDPSSRRRFLDELLVSLVPRHAATRSDYDRVLKQRNALLKSARAGKFTASHEATLDVWDQHMARAGAELLHARLELVERLRPHLKSAYAQLTDGSKEAGAVYRSTLQGVLEDDGAAIAAPVSAPATAAPDAAAAEDLRSLSVAELTERYVQAFAASRRKELERGISLVGPHRDELELVLGQAPAKGYASHGETWSMCLSLRLASYYVMLDDARTGGSAPILILDDVFAELDVQRRRKLAAIVSGAEQVLVTAAVEDDIPVELAGRRVKVIPGGIDEPADR